Proteins encoded within one genomic window of Suricata suricatta isolate VVHF042 chromosome 17, meerkat_22Aug2017_6uvM2_HiC, whole genome shotgun sequence:
- the LGALS3BP gene encoding galectin-3-binding protein isoform X2: MALPWLLWTWLLVAGTQGVQDGDMRLADGEAANEGRVEIFYQGQWGTVCDNLWDLTDASVVCRALGFENATEALGRAAFGPGRGPVMLDEVECTGTESSLAECRSLGWLKSNCRHNQDAGVICTNKTSGVHTLDLSDELPAALEQIFDSQKGCDLSIRVQPKGGEEGLDMCGHRLILATNPEAEALWKEPGSTVTLEVDAECLPVARDFVRYFYSRRLDVSLTSVKCFHQLASTYGAWRLRSFCSSLFAVLLPQDPSFQTPLHLYAYALATGDPVLEELCVQFLAWNFEALTQAEAWPGVPPALLQALLSRSDLAVPSELTLLAAVDAWSLEAQPPRGEVEGLLHEVRFPMMLPETLFQLQFNLSLYGAHEALFQKKILQALEFHTVPLGLLARYRGLNLSDAAYQPRLYTSPTWSANVSGGSRAAARYPYNAYRATSGYWYNPSWSFQTPQHPSFLFRNSLVSWSVLYLPTVQSCWNYGFSCTPDEVPLLGLSKSGYSDPTIGYQNRALMVCQGRFVADVTDFLGQKAPIPGALGTNSSRSASLFPCPAGTFSTFQVVIRPFYLTNSSDVN; encoded by the exons GTGTGCAGGACGGGGACATGCGGCTGGCCGACGGGGAGGCTGCCAACGAGGGCCGCGTGGAGATCTTCTACCAGGGCCAGTGGGGGACGGTGTGTGACAACCTGTGGGACCTCACGGACGCCAGCGTTGTCTGCCGGGCCCTGGGCTTTGAGAACGCCACCGAGGCACTGGGCAGAGCCGCCTTCGGGCCAG GCAGGGGCCCCGTCATGCTGGACGAGGTGGAGTGCACGGGGACAGAGTCGTCGCTGGCCGAGTGCAGGTCCCTGGGCTGGCTCAAGAGCAACTGCAGGCACAACCAGGACGCCGGCGTGATCTGCACCAACA AAACAAGTGGTGTCCACACCCTTGACCTGTCGGATGAGCTCCCTGCCGCCCTCGAGCAGATCTTTGACAGCCAGAAGGGCTGTGACCTGTCCATCAGGGTGCAGCCGAAGGGCGGGGAGGAGGGCCTGGACATGTGCGGCCACCGGCTGATCCTGGCGACCAACCCCGAGGCCGAGGCCCTGTGGAAGGAGCCGGGCTCCACCGTCACCTTGGAGGTGGACGCAGAGTGCCTGCCTGTCGCCAGAGACTTTGTCAG GTATTTCTACTCGCGGAGGCTGGATGTCTCCCTGACATCAGTGAAGTGCTTCCACCAGCTTGCCTCCACCTACGGGGCCTGGCGGCTGCGGAGCTTCTGCTCCAGCCTCTTTGCCGTCCTCCTGCCGCAGGACCCCTCCTTCCAGACGCCCCTGCACCTCTATGCCTACGCGTTGGCCACTGGGGACCCTGTGCTGGAGGAGCTGTGCGTGCAGTTCCTGGCCTGGAACTTCGAGGCCCTGACGCAGGCCGAGGCCTGGCCGGGCGTCCCCCCGGCCCTGCTGCAGGCCCTGCTCTCCCGGAGCGACCTGGCCGTGCCCAGCGAGCTGACGCTGCTGGCGGCCGTGGACGCGTGGAGCCTCGAGGCGCAGCCCCCCCGCGGGGAGGTGGAGGGCCTGCTGCACGAGGTCCGCTTCCCCATGATGCTGCCCGAGACCCTCTTCCAGCTGCAGTTCAACCTGTCCCTGTACGGGGCCCACGAGGCGCTCTTCCAGAAGAAGATCCTGCAGGCCCTGGAGTTCCACACGGTGCCGCTCGGGCTGCTGGCCCGGTACCGAGGCCTGAACCTCAGTGACGCCGCCTACCAGCCCCGCCTGTACACCTCGCCCACCTGGAGCGCCAACGTCTCGGGCGGCTCCCGGGCCGCGGCCCGCTACCCGTACAATGCCTACCGGGCCACGTCTGGCTATTGGTACAACCCGAGCTGGTCCTTCCAGACCCCGCAGCACCCCAGCTTCCTGTTCCGGAACAGCCTGGTCTCCTGGTCCGTCCTGTACCTCCCCACCGTGCAGAGCTGCTGGAACTACGGGTTCTCCTGCACCCCGGACGAGGTGCCCCTCCTGGGCCTCTCCAAGTCTGGCTACTCGGACCCCACCATCGGCTACCAGAACAGAGCCCTGATGGTCTGCCAGGGGCGCTTCGTGGCCGACGTCACCGATTTCCTGGGGCAGAAGGCCCCGATCCCGGGCGCCCTGGGCACCAACAGCTCCAGGAGCGcgtctctcttcccctgcccggCAGGGACCTTCAGCACCTTCCAGGTGGTCATCCGCCCCTTCTACCTGACCAACTCCTCGGACGTGAACTAG
- the LGALS3BP gene encoding galectin-3-binding protein isoform X1, translating into MALPWLLWTWLLVAGTQAGVQDGDMRLADGEAANEGRVEIFYQGQWGTVCDNLWDLTDASVVCRALGFENATEALGRAAFGPGRGPVMLDEVECTGTESSLAECRSLGWLKSNCRHNQDAGVICTNKTSGVHTLDLSDELPAALEQIFDSQKGCDLSIRVQPKGGEEGLDMCGHRLILATNPEAEALWKEPGSTVTLEVDAECLPVARDFVRYFYSRRLDVSLTSVKCFHQLASTYGAWRLRSFCSSLFAVLLPQDPSFQTPLHLYAYALATGDPVLEELCVQFLAWNFEALTQAEAWPGVPPALLQALLSRSDLAVPSELTLLAAVDAWSLEAQPPRGEVEGLLHEVRFPMMLPETLFQLQFNLSLYGAHEALFQKKILQALEFHTVPLGLLARYRGLNLSDAAYQPRLYTSPTWSANVSGGSRAAARYPYNAYRATSGYWYNPSWSFQTPQHPSFLFRNSLVSWSVLYLPTVQSCWNYGFSCTPDEVPLLGLSKSGYSDPTIGYQNRALMVCQGRFVADVTDFLGQKAPIPGALGTNSSRSASLFPCPAGTFSTFQVVIRPFYLTNSSDVN; encoded by the exons CAGGTGTGCAGGACGGGGACATGCGGCTGGCCGACGGGGAGGCTGCCAACGAGGGCCGCGTGGAGATCTTCTACCAGGGCCAGTGGGGGACGGTGTGTGACAACCTGTGGGACCTCACGGACGCCAGCGTTGTCTGCCGGGCCCTGGGCTTTGAGAACGCCACCGAGGCACTGGGCAGAGCCGCCTTCGGGCCAG GCAGGGGCCCCGTCATGCTGGACGAGGTGGAGTGCACGGGGACAGAGTCGTCGCTGGCCGAGTGCAGGTCCCTGGGCTGGCTCAAGAGCAACTGCAGGCACAACCAGGACGCCGGCGTGATCTGCACCAACA AAACAAGTGGTGTCCACACCCTTGACCTGTCGGATGAGCTCCCTGCCGCCCTCGAGCAGATCTTTGACAGCCAGAAGGGCTGTGACCTGTCCATCAGGGTGCAGCCGAAGGGCGGGGAGGAGGGCCTGGACATGTGCGGCCACCGGCTGATCCTGGCGACCAACCCCGAGGCCGAGGCCCTGTGGAAGGAGCCGGGCTCCACCGTCACCTTGGAGGTGGACGCAGAGTGCCTGCCTGTCGCCAGAGACTTTGTCAG GTATTTCTACTCGCGGAGGCTGGATGTCTCCCTGACATCAGTGAAGTGCTTCCACCAGCTTGCCTCCACCTACGGGGCCTGGCGGCTGCGGAGCTTCTGCTCCAGCCTCTTTGCCGTCCTCCTGCCGCAGGACCCCTCCTTCCAGACGCCCCTGCACCTCTATGCCTACGCGTTGGCCACTGGGGACCCTGTGCTGGAGGAGCTGTGCGTGCAGTTCCTGGCCTGGAACTTCGAGGCCCTGACGCAGGCCGAGGCCTGGCCGGGCGTCCCCCCGGCCCTGCTGCAGGCCCTGCTCTCCCGGAGCGACCTGGCCGTGCCCAGCGAGCTGACGCTGCTGGCGGCCGTGGACGCGTGGAGCCTCGAGGCGCAGCCCCCCCGCGGGGAGGTGGAGGGCCTGCTGCACGAGGTCCGCTTCCCCATGATGCTGCCCGAGACCCTCTTCCAGCTGCAGTTCAACCTGTCCCTGTACGGGGCCCACGAGGCGCTCTTCCAGAAGAAGATCCTGCAGGCCCTGGAGTTCCACACGGTGCCGCTCGGGCTGCTGGCCCGGTACCGAGGCCTGAACCTCAGTGACGCCGCCTACCAGCCCCGCCTGTACACCTCGCCCACCTGGAGCGCCAACGTCTCGGGCGGCTCCCGGGCCGCGGCCCGCTACCCGTACAATGCCTACCGGGCCACGTCTGGCTATTGGTACAACCCGAGCTGGTCCTTCCAGACCCCGCAGCACCCCAGCTTCCTGTTCCGGAACAGCCTGGTCTCCTGGTCCGTCCTGTACCTCCCCACCGTGCAGAGCTGCTGGAACTACGGGTTCTCCTGCACCCCGGACGAGGTGCCCCTCCTGGGCCTCTCCAAGTCTGGCTACTCGGACCCCACCATCGGCTACCAGAACAGAGCCCTGATGGTCTGCCAGGGGCGCTTCGTGGCCGACGTCACCGATTTCCTGGGGCAGAAGGCCCCGATCCCGGGCGCCCTGGGCACCAACAGCTCCAGGAGCGcgtctctcttcccctgcccggCAGGGACCTTCAGCACCTTCCAGGTGGTCATCCGCCCCTTCTACCTGACCAACTCCTCGGACGTGAACTAG